From a region of the Vidua macroura isolate BioBank_ID:100142 chromosome 3, ASM2450914v1, whole genome shotgun sequence genome:
- the RHOQ gene encoding rho-related GTP-binding protein RhoQ isoform X2 produces the protein MRAGSGHGPWQRGGHAEVRGGGGRRRGQDVPADELRQRRLPRGVRAHRLRPLRSQRYRRGQAVPAGAVRHRRPVVNPASFQNVKEEWVPELKEYAPNVPFLLVGTQIDLRDDPKTLARLNDMKEKPVSVEQGQKLAKEIGAYCYVECSALTQKGLKTVFDEAIIAILTPKKHTVKKRIGSRCINCCLIT, from the exons ATGAGGGCGGGCTCCGGCCATGGCCCATGGCAGCGCGGCGGTCATGCTGAAGTGCGTGGTGGTGGGGGACGGCGCCGTGGGCAAGACGTGCCTGCTGATGAGCTACGCCAACGACGCCTTCCCCGAGGAGTACGTGCCCACCGTCTTCGACCACTACGCAG TCAGCGTTACCGTCGGGGGCAAGCAGTACCTGCTGGGGCTGTACGACACCGCCGGCCAG TGGTAAACCCTGCttcatttcaaaatgtgaaGGAAGAATGGGTACCGGAGTTGAAGGAATATGCACCTAATGTTCCCTTTTTACTAGTAGGAACACAG ATTGATCTCCGTGATGACCCAAAAACTTTGGCAAGACTGAATGATATGAAAGAGAAGCCCGTATCTGTGGAGCAAGGACAGAAGTTAGCAAAAGAG ATAGGAGCCTACTGTTATGTGGAGTGTTCAGCTTTAACACAGAAAGGACTGAAGACTGTTTTTGATGAAGCTATTATAGCCATTCTAACTCCAAAGAAACACACAGTGAAGAAGAGAATAGGCTCAAGATGCATAAACTGCTGTTTGATCACGTGA
- the RHOQ gene encoding rho-related GTP-binding protein RhoQ isoform X1, translated as MAHGSAAVMLKCVVVGDGAVGKTCLLMSYANDAFPEEYVPTVFDHYAVSVTVGGKQYLLGLYDTAGQEDYDRLRPLSYPMTDVFLICFSVVNPASFQNVKEEWVPELKEYAPNVPFLLVGTQIDLRDDPKTLARLNDMKEKPVSVEQGQKLAKEIGAYCYVECSALTQKGLKTVFDEAIIAILTPKKHTVKKRIGSRCINCCLIT; from the exons ATGGCCCATGGCAGCGCGGCGGTCATGCTGAAGTGCGTGGTGGTGGGGGACGGCGCCGTGGGCAAGACGTGCCTGCTGATGAGCTACGCCAACGACGCCTTCCCCGAGGAGTACGTGCCCACCGTCTTCGACCACTACGCAG TCAGCGTTACCGTCGGGGGCAAGCAGTACCTGCTGGGGCTGTACGACACCGCCGGCCAG gAAGACTATGATCGTCTGAGACCTTTATCTTACCCTATGACCGATGTCTTCCTTATCTGCTTCTCAGTGGTAAACCCTGCttcatttcaaaatgtgaaGGAAGAATGGGTACCGGAGTTGAAGGAATATGCACCTAATGTTCCCTTTTTACTAGTAGGAACACAG ATTGATCTCCGTGATGACCCAAAAACTTTGGCAAGACTGAATGATATGAAAGAGAAGCCCGTATCTGTGGAGCAAGGACAGAAGTTAGCAAAAGAG ATAGGAGCCTACTGTTATGTGGAGTGTTCAGCTTTAACACAGAAAGGACTGAAGACTGTTTTTGATGAAGCTATTATAGCCATTCTAACTCCAAAGAAACACACAGTGAAGAAGAGAATAGGCTCAAGATGCATAAACTGCTGTTTGATCACGTGA